A section of the Mangifera indica cultivar Alphonso chromosome 12, CATAS_Mindica_2.1, whole genome shotgun sequence genome encodes:
- the LOC123193582 gene encoding putative disease resistance protein At3g14460 codes for MHGLMKDLAQFVSGDYCFRLEDKVMDGYQNRIFDKARHSSYNRSRREMLRKFDAFYGVECLRTFLPLDPTGEIGASFLANQVPHILLPKLKYLRVLSFNACRITELPTSVGELKHLRYLDLSRSAIKTLPGSIGSLYNLQTLILVECYSLSKLPTEIGNLTSLRHLRISGSRLIEMPLQMCRLTNLQTLSHFVVGKDSGSGVGDLKDIHQLQGALLISGLQNVVGFTDAIGANLKDKKDLTQLTLQWSNNFEDSMKDRDEEEVFKTRQHHRDGKDLAMSSYKIPQFPSFRETLEAYRRESVELQLDRSSSLDDSRNEKIETDVLEMLQPHKNIEKLMIKDYAGTRFPSWIGSPLFDNLMFLQLSNCLKCQFLPPLGQLPSLKGLTIEGMRGIKMVGTEFYGDGCSFVLPFPSLETLKFENMSAWEEWSSSGLKGIDEFPQLQIIEIQNCPKLRIFQQHFPTLKKMTISGCEKLEALPSHQTTLNSSDQGRDFSCLLELSIWSCPNLMELPTCFPALVILQIDGCQKLRILPKLPSISELELTNCDGKVVQSVIGQSSLTYIRICQILNLRFLVEEIFQDLIALEELQISQLGQLTTLSNNIGLQSLLSLQLLEISGCPYLKELPDNLYRLTSLKVLRIWNCPSLVSLTGLPSTLLGLEIKTCGALQFLPEGMTHESCRNKTPFSLEYLFIEECASLVSLPRDELSGSLKGLEIQSCCNLESLPEEMICNGSLLEILKISGCHSVKSLPKATFQLPTTPSNIVMKLKELIISNCMNLELLPEGLHNLTLLDYLEISDCPLRQSFPKPGLPASKIRSIRISNCRSLRFLPNRMYSLQSLEELCINRCSSLVSFPEGGLPANLISLSILDCENLKPSSQWGLHKLTCLTEFSFGGCQELVSFPEGWLLPANLSFLHLEHLPNLKSLPKGLKNLQNLETLETWNCDSLRTVPEEEPTTVLLSLWDAFWDTDRIFVY; via the coding sequence ATGCATGGCCTCATGAAAGATTTAGCTCAATTTGTTTCTGGAGATTATTGTTTCAGATTGGAGGATAAGGTGATGGATGGTTACCAAAACAGAATTTTTGACAAGGCTCGGCATTCGTCATACAATCGCAGTAGACGAGAAATGCTCAGAAAATTTGATGCCTTCTATGGAGTTGAGTGTTTACGCACTTTTCTGCCACTGGATCCAACAGGAGAAATTGGAGCAAGCTTTTTGGCTAATCAAGTTCCCCATATTCTCTTGCCAAAGCTAAAATACCTGAGAGTGCTGTCTTTCAATGCCTGCCGCATCACTGAATTGCCAACTTCAGTTGGTGAATTGAAGCATCTTCGCTACTTAGATCTTTCTCGCTCAGCAATCAAAACTTTGCCTGGCTCGATAGGATCTCTTTATAATTTACAAACTTTAATCTTAGTAGAATGCTATTCTCTGAGTAAGTTGCCCACAGAGATAGGAAACTTAACAAGCCTTCGACATCTCCGAATTAGTGGAAGCAGGCTAATAGAGATGCCTCTGCAAATGTGTAGATTGACAAATCTTCAAACGTTGTCTCATTTCGTTGTGGGTAAAGACAGTGGATCTGGAGTTGGAGACTTGAAGGATATTCATCAACTTCAGGGAGCACTTCTTATTTCAGGACTGCAAAATGTGGTCGGTTTCACTGATGCAATAGGGGCAAATTTAAAGGACAAGAAGGATTTGACTCAGTTAACGTTACAATGGAGTAACAATTTTGAAGATTCAATGAAAGACAGAGATGAAGAGGAAGTGTTTAAAACCCGCCAACATCACAGAGACGGAAAAGATCTTGCCATGAGCAGCTATAAAATTCCACAATTTCCAAGCTTCAGAGAAACCTTGGAAGCTTATAGGCGGGAATCTGTTGAATTGCAGTTGGATCGTAGTAGCAGTTTGGATGATTCAAggaatgaaaaaattgaaacagaTGTACTTGAGATGTTGCAGCCAcacaaaaacatagaaaaacTCATGATCAAGGACTATGCAGGTACAAGATTTCCGAGTTGGATCGGATCCCCATTATTCGACAATCTGATGTTTTTACAACTTAGTAACTGTCTGAAGTGTCAATTTTTACCACCATTAGGACAATTACCCTCACTTAAAGGCCTTACCATTGAAGGAATGAGAGGAATTAAAATGGTGGGTACAGAATTCTATGGGGATGGTTGCTCCTTTGTTCTACCTTTTCCATCATTGGAGACTTTAAAATTTGAGAACATGTCAGCCTGGGAGGAGTGGTCTTCTAGTGGACTTAAAGGCATAGATGAATttcctcaacttcaaattaTTGAAATTCAGAATTGTCCTAAGCTGAGAATATTCCAGCAACACTTTCCTACCTTGAAGAAAATGACTATCAGTGGTTGTGAAAAACTGGAAGCTCTTCCAAGCCATCAGACAACACTTAACAGCTCAGACCAAGGCAGAGATTTCTCTTGCCTCCTCGAACTTTCCATATGGTCATGCCCAAATTTGATGGAGTTACCGACTTGCTTTCCTGCTTTGGTAATACTTCAGATAGATGGATGCCAAAAATTAAGAATACTTCCAAAGCTTCCTTCAATTTCTGAACTAGAATTGACCAACTGTGATGGCAAGGTGGTACAAAGCGTTATCGGACAGTCTTCACTTACCTACATACGTATATGTCAAATTCTCAATCTGAGATTTCTAGTTGAAGAAATTTTTCAAGACTTGATAGCTCTTGAAGAATTACAGATCTCTCAGCTGGGTCAGCTCACaactttatcaaataatattggATTGCAAAGCCTTCTTTCTCTCCAACTATTGGAAATTTCAGGATGTCCATACTTGAAGGAGTTGCCAGATAACTTGTATAGACTTACATCTCTAAAAGTGTTGAGGATTTGGAATTGTCCTTCACTTGTGTCATTAACGGGGTTGCCCTCCACGCTTTTGGGTCTTGAAATCAAAACCTGTGGAGCCTTGCAGTTTTTGCCGGAAGGGATGACACATGAATCCTGCAGAAACAAGACTCCCTTCTCActtgaatatttgtttattgaagAATGTGCTTCTCTTGTATCTCTACCAAGAGATGAGCTCTCTGGCTCACTAAAAGGACTTGAAATTCAAAGCTGCTGTAATTTGGAGTCCCTTCCAGAGGAGATGATTTGCAACGGTAGTTTGCttgaaatcttgaaaatttCTGGGTGTCATTCTGTTAAATCCTTGCCAAAAGCTACTTTTCAGTTGCCCACAACCCCTTCTAACATTGTCATGAAACTTAAGGAGCTTATTATCAGCAATTGTATGAACCTTGAGTTGTTACCTGAAGGACTGCACAACCTTACATTACTTGATTACTTGGAAATATCTGACTGCCCACTTCGTCAGTCTTTTCCCAAACCTGGCTTGCCCGCCTCAAAGATTAGATCGATTAGAATCTCTAATTGCCGAAGTCTTAGGTTTCTGCCAAATCGGATGTATAGCCTTCAATCTCTTGAAGAACTATGCATTAATCGTTGTTCCAGTCTTGTGTCATTTCCAGAGGGTGGGCTTCCTGCCAATCTTATATCACTTTCGATCTTGGACTGCGAAAATCTCAAGCCTTCATCCCAATGGGGCCTTCACAAACTCACTTGTCTAACTGAATTCTCCTTTGGTGGATGTCAGGAGTTAGTATCATTTCCAGAAGGCTGGTTGTTACCTGCCAATCTATCCTTTCTTCATCTTGAGCACCTGCCAAATCTTAAATCCCTACCCAAGGGACTTAAGAACCTTCAAAATCTTGAAACTCTGGAAACATGGAATTGTGACAGCCTCCGAACTGTGCCAGAAGAAGAACCAACTACAGTGCTTCTGAGTCTTTGGGATGCTTTTTGGGATACAGATAGGATTTTCGTTTACTGA
- the LOC123193583 gene encoding putative disease resistance RPP13-like protein 1 encodes MPVGEAFLSAFLQVLFDRLASREFVESFRGRKYDDLLEKLKITLLSVTALLNDAEGKQFYYPAVRKWLHMAKGSLYDAEDILDNLATEALTSKLESESKTEANQVTNWRLISRPLSPFSRGVDFEINKIIEKLELVSKYKDVLGLNDDVKGRLSGFKQRLPTTSLVDESCVYGRDKDKNMIIESLLIDDSGSRKVCVVPVVGMGGIGKTTLAQLVYNDSRVEKHFDLRIWVCVSDQFDVMRVTKTILSSVTSKSVDFDDLNLLQVSLREKLAGKRFLLVLDDVWSRRNNDWDLIWNLLKTGATGSKIIVTTRDSNIAASIGTVPAHQLELLSFEDCRSVFMDHAFENQNFTSMPDMVAIGNEIAKKCEGLPLAAKRLGVLLRSRQKGEWHDASNWKIWDLPDDEGDILQTIGLSYHHLPPHLKQCFAYCSIFPSDYEFDRESLVLLWMAEGFLQQPTGKKKLEEVGVE; translated from the coding sequence ATGCCTGTAGGAGAGGCTTTTCTCTCTGCTTTCCTGCAAGTGCTTTTTGACAGATTGGCTTCTCGCGAGTTTGTAGAATCATTTCGAGGCAGAAAATACGATGACTTGCTGGAAAAGTTGAAGATCACACTGCTGAGTGTTACCGCATTGCTTAATGATGCTGAGGGGAAGCAGTTTTATTATCCTGCTGTGAGAAAATGGCTGCACATGGCTAAAGGTTCCCTTTATGATGCAGAGGATATATTGGACAATCTGGCTACTGAAGCTTTAACATCCAAGCTAGAATCTGAATCGAAAACTGAGGCAAATCAGGTAACCAATTGGCGACTCATTTCGCGCCCTCTTAGTCCTTTTAGTAGAGGCGtcgattttgaaataaataagataattgaGAAGCTGGAGCTTGTTTCTAAATATAAAGATGTTCTAGGTTTGAATGATGATGTTAAAGGGAGATTATCTGGATTTAAACAAAGATTACCCACAACTTCTTTGGTTGATGAATCTTGTGTATATGGTAGggataaagataaaaacatGATTATCGAATCGCTGTTAATTGATGACTCAGGCAGTCGTAAAGTTTGTGTAGTTCCTGTAGTTGGCATGGGCGGCATCGGTAAGACTACCCTTGCTCAACTTGTGTATAATGACAGCAGAGTGGAGAAGCATTTTGATTTGAGAATTTGGGTTTGTGTTTCTGATCAATTCGATGTAATGAGGGTGACAAAAACAATTCTCAGTTCTGTCACTTCAAAATCTGTTGATTTTGATGACTTGAATCTGCTGCAGGTTAGTTTGAGGGAGAAATTGGCAGGAAAGAGATTTTTGCTTGTTCTAGATGATGTTTGGAGTAGGAGAAATAATGATTGGGATCTCATATGGAATCTATTGAAAACAGGGGCAACAGGAAGTAAAATTATTGTAACTACTCGAGATAGCAATATTGCAGCAAGTATAGGCACAGTTCCAGCTCACCAGTTGGAACTTTTATCATTTGAAGATTGTCGGTCTGTTTTCATGGACCATGCATTTGAGAATCAAAACTTTACTTCAATGCCAGATATGGTGGCTATTGGAAATGAGATTGCAAAAAAGTGTGAAGGTCTACCCCTGGCTGCAAAGAGACTGGGAGTTCTTCTGCGCTCTAGACAGAAAGGCGAATGGCATGATGCATCAAATTGGAAAATATGGGATCTACCGGATGACGAAGGTGATATTCTTCAGACTATTGGATTAAGCTATCATCATCTTCCTCCTCACTTGAAGCAGTGTTTCGCATACTGTTCGATATTTCCGTCAGATTATGAATTTGACAGGGAGTCACTGGTTCTTTTATGGATGGCAGAAGGCTTTCTGCAACAACCAACAGGCAAGAAAAAATTGGAAGAAGTAGGCGTTGAATAG
- the LOC123193763 gene encoding uncharacterized protein At2g29880-like: MDQYDFQGQRKEMRHKGRNVLWSIAMDKCLIEALAVQARTGNKIDKCFNENAYSGACYAVNSRFNLNLNNQKVVNRLKTIKKRYKVIRDLLSQDGFHWNPTTKMIECEDDDLWKRYLMAHPNAKGFRGKQIEMYDELKIVCGNYQAPSRWAKTKNGSHPTEVKNCEDDSASFLSPNSEDASDTDGTESYNGSPEYMQDGNQDPPLAPPLRQLPKRPRDSEALQDAMLAVASSMRRLVDALDHSKTAINAFELLEAVMEIDGLEEAKQMYAFEYLNADPIKARAFMTYNARMRKIYLFRQFWWWE; the protein is encoded by the exons ATGGACCAATATGACTTTCAAGGACAGAGAAAGGAGATGAGGCATAAAGGAAGAAATGTTTTGTGGTCAATTGCAATGGACAAGTGTCTAATTGAAGCTCTTGCAGTTCAGGCTAGAACTGGGAATAAAATTGACAAATGCTTTAATGAGAATGCATACTCTGGTGCCTGTTATGCAGTGAACTCTcgttttaatttaaacttgaataatCAAAAAGTTGTTAATCGTCTAAAGACAATTAAGAAAAGATATAAGGTAATCAGGGATTTGCTCAGTCAAGATGGATTTCATTGGAACCCAACTACGAAGATGATTGAATGTGAAGATGATGATCTATGGAAGAGATACCTTATG GCGCACCCTAATGCCAAAGGATTTCGAGGAAAGCAGATTGAGATGTATGATGAGCTAAAAATTGTTTGCGGAAATTATCAAGCACCTAGTCGTTGGGCTAAGACAAAGAATGGAAGCCATCCAACTGAGGTTAAGAACTGTGAAGATGACTCTGCATCATTCCTTTCACCAAATTCTGAAGATGCAAGTGATACAGATGGAACAGAATCATACAACGGATCCCCAGAGTATATGCAAGATGGTAATCAAGATCCTCCTCTTGCACCACCTCTGAGACAACTTCCAAAACGACCTCGTGACTCAGAGGCTCTTCAGGATGCCATGTTGGCTGTGGCTTCAAGCATGCGGCGCTTAGTTGATGCCTTGGACCATAGTAAAACTGCAATCAATGCGTTTGAACTGTTGGAGGCTGTGATGGAGATCGATGGTCTGGAAGAGGCAAAACAGATGTATGCTTTTGAGTATTTGAATGCAGATCCTATTAAAGCCAGAGCCTTCATGACATATAATGCTCGAATGAGAAAGATATATTTGTTTCGACAGTTTTGGTGGTGGGAATGA
- the LOC123192330 gene encoding putative disease resistance RPP13-like protein 1, protein MTVGEAFLSAFLQVLFDRLASREFVELFRGRKYDDLLEKLKITLLSVTALLHDAEGKQFYYPAVRKWLHMAKGALYDAEDILDKLATVALTSKLESESKTEANQVANWRLISSPLSPFSRGVDFEINKIIEKLELVAKYKDVLGLNDDVKGRLSGSKQRLPTTSLVDESCVYGRDKDKNIIIESLLIDDSGNRKVCVVPVVGMGGIGKTTLAQLVYNDSRVEKHFDLRVWVFVSDQFDVTRVIKTILTSVTSKSVDFDDLNLLQVSLREKLAGKRFLLVLDDVWSRRNNDWDLIWNPLKTGATGSKIIVTTRDSNIAASIGTVPAHPLEFLSFEDCLSVFMDHAFENQNFNSMPDLVAIGNEIVNKCEGLPLAAKILGVLLHSRQKGEWYDASNWNIWDLPDDEGDILRTIGLSYHHLPPHLKQCFAYCSIFPSDYEFDKESLVLLWMAEGFLQQPTGEKKLEEVGGEYFDELVSRSFFQQSVHNSSLYVMHGLMKELAQFVSGDYCFRLEDKVMNGYRNRIFDKARHSSYNRSRREMLRKFDAFYGVECLRTFLPLDPTGEIGASFLANQIPHILLPKLKYLRVLSFSACRITELPNSVGKLKHLRYLDLSRSAIKTLPGSIGSLYNLQTLILVECYSLSKLPSEIGNLTNLRHLLISGSRLIEMPPRMCRLTNLQTLSHFVVGKESGSGIGDLKDIHQLQGTLLISGLQNVVGFTDAIEANLKDKKDLTQLTLQWSNDFEDTVKDTDEEEVFKTRQHHRNRKDLAMSSYKVPRFPSFRETLEAYRQESVELQLDSSSDLDDSRNERIETDVLDMLQPHKNIEKLVIKDYGGTRFPSWIGSPLFFNLGFLQLSNCPKCQFLPPLGQLPSLKDLTIEGMRGIKMVGTEFYGDGCSFVLPFPSLETLKFENLSAWEEWSSSGLEGMDDFPQLQSIEIRNCPKLRKFQQHFPTLKKMTISGCEKLEALPSHQTLDSSNKCRDFSCLLELSIWSCPNLMELPTCFPSLIILQIDGCQKLRTLPKLPSISELELTNCDDKVVEGIIGQSSLTYIRIRQIHNLRFLVEEFFQDLTALKELQISQLGQLTTLSNNIGLQSLLSLQLLEISGCPYLKELPDNLYKLTSLKVLRIWSCPSLVSLTGLPSTLLGLEIKTCGALQFLPEGMIHESCRSKNPFSLEYLFIEECASLISLPRDELSGSLKELEIQNCWNLESLPEEMICNSSLLEILKISGCHSIKSFPKATFQLPNAPSNIVMKLKELIISNCMNLESLPEGLHNLTLLDYLEISDCPRLQSFSKPGLPASMIRSIRISNCQNLRFLPNRMYSLTCLEELCINSCSSLVSFPEGGLPANLISLSILDCKNLKPSSQWGLHKLTCLTEFSFGGCQELVSFPEGWLLPANLSSLHLEHLPNLKSLPKGLKNLQNLESLETWNCDSLRTAPEEELTTVLLSLWDVF, encoded by the coding sequence ATGACTGTGGGGGAGGCTTTTCTCTCCGCTTTCCTGCAAGTGCTTTTTGACAGATTGGCTTCTCGCGAGTTTGTGGAATTATTTCGCGGCAGAAAATACGATGACTTGCTGGAAAAGTTGAAGATCACACTGCTGAGTGTTACTGCATTGCTTCATGATGCTGAGGGGAAGCAGTTTTATTATCCTGCTGTGAGAAAATGGCTGCATATGGCTAAAGGTGCCCTTTATGATGCAGAGGATATATTGGACAAGCTGGCCACTGTAGCTTTAACATCCAAGCTGGAATCTGAATCAAAAACTGAGGCAAATCAGGTAGCCAATTGGCGACTCATTTCGAGCCCTCTTAGTCCTTTTAGTAGAGGCGTCGATTTcgaaataaataagataattgaGAAGCTGGAACTTGTTGCTAAATATAAAGATGTTCTAGGTTTGAATGATGATGTTAAAGGGAGATtatctggaagcaaacaaagATTACCCACAACTTCTCTAGTTGATGAATCTTGTGTATATGGTAGggataaagataaaaacattattattgaATCGCTGTTAATCGATGACTCAGGTAATCGTAAAGTTTGTGTAGTTCCTGTAGTTGGCATGGGCGGCATTGGTAAGACTACCCTTGCTCAACTCGTGTATAATGACAGCAGAGTGGAGAAGCATTTTGATTTGAGAGTTTGGGTTTTTGTTTCTGATCAATTCGATGTAACAAGGGTGATAAAAACAATTCTCACTTCTGTCACTTCAAAAtctgttgattttgatgatttgaatCTGCTGCAAGTTAGTTTGAGGGAGAAATTGGCAGGAAAGAGATTTTTGCTTGTTCTAGATGATGTTTGGAGTAGGAGAAATAATGATTGGGATCTCATATGGAATCCATTGAAAACAGGGGCAACAGGAAGTAAAATTATTGTAACTACTCGAGATAGCAATATTGCAGCAAGTATAGGCACAGTTCCAGCTCATCCGTTGgaatttttatcatttgaagATTGTCTGTCTGTTTTCATGGACCATGCATTTGAGaatcaaaactttaattcaatGCCAGATCTGGTGGCTATTGGAAATGAGATTGTGAACAAGTGTGAAGGTCTACCCCTGGCGGCGAAGATACTGGGAGTTCTTCTGCACTCTAGACAGAAAGGGGAATGGTATGATGCATCAAATTGGAATATATGGGATCTACCAGATGATGAAGGTGATATTCTTCGGACTATAGGATTAAGCTACCATCATCTTCCTCCTCACTTAAAGCAGTGTTTTGCATACTGTTCGATTTTTCCATCAGATTATGAATTTGACAAGGAGTCACTGGTTCTTTTATGGATGGCAGAAGGTTTTCTGCAGCAACCAACAGGTGAGAAGAAGTTGGAAGAAGTAGGTGGAGAATATTTTGATGAGCTAGTCTCAAGGTCATTTTTTCAACAATCTGTTCACAACAGTTCACTTTATGTAATGCATGGCCTCATGAAAGAATTAGCTCAATTTGTTTCTGGAGATTATTGCTTCAGATTGGAGGACAAGGTGATGAATGGTTACCGAAACAGAATTTTTGACAAGGCTCGACATTCATCATATAATCGTAGTAGACGGGAAATGCTCAGAAAATTTGATGCCTTCTATGGAGTTGAGTGCTTACGCACTTTTCTGCCATTGGACCCAACAGGAGAAATTGGAGCAAGCTTTTTGGCTAATCAAATTCCCCATATTCTCTTGCCAAAGCTAAAATACCTGAGAGTGCTGTCTTTCAGTGCCTGCCGCATCACTGAACTGCCAAATTCAGTTGGCAAATTGAAGCATCTTCGCTACTTAGATCTTTCTCGCTCGGCAATCAAAACTTTGCCTGGCTCAATAGGATCTCTTTATAATTTACAAACTTTAATCTTAGTAGAATGCTATTCTCTGAGTAAGTTGCCCTCAGAGATAGGAAACTTAACAAACCTTCGACATCTCCTGATTAGTGGAAGCAGGTTAATAGAGATGCCTCCGCGAATGTGTAGATTGACAAATCTTCAAACGTTGTCTCATTTCGTTGTGGGTAAAGAAAGTGGATCTGGAATTGGAGACCTGAAGGACATTCATCAACTTCAGGGAACACTTCTTATTTCAGGACTGCAAAATGTGGTTGGTTTCACTGATGCAATAGAGGCAAATTTAAAGGACAAGAAGGATTTGACTCAGTTGACGTTACAATGGAGTAACGATTTTGAAGATACAGTGAAAGACACAGATGAAGAGGAAGTATTTAAAACCCGCCAACATCACAGAAACCGAAAGGATCTTGCCATGAGCAGCTATAAAGTTCCACGATTTCCAAGCTTCAGAGAAACCCTGGAAGCTTATAGGCAGGAATCTGTTGAATTGCAGTTGGATAGTAGTAGTGATTTGGATGATTCAAGGAATGAAAGAATTGAAACAGATGTACTTGACATGCTGCAGCCAcacaaaaacatagaaaaacTCGTTATCAAGGACTACGGAGGTACAAGATTTCCCAGTTGGATTGGATCCCCATTATTCTTCAATCTGGGATTCTTGCAACTTAGTAACTGTCCAAAGTGTCAGTTTTTACCACCATTGGGACAATTACCATCACTTAAAGACCTTACCATTGAAGGAATGAGAGGAATTAAAATGGTGGGTACAGAATTCTATGGTGATGGTTGCTCTTTTGTTCTACCTTTTCCATCATTGGAGACTTTAAAATTTGAGAACTTGTCAGCCTGGGAGGAGTGGTCTTCTAGTGGACTTGAAGGCATGGATGACTTTCCTCAACTTCAAAGTATTGAAATTCGAAATTGTCCTAAGCTGAGAAAATTCCAGCAACACTTTCCTACCTTGAAGAAAATGACTATCAGTGGTTGTGAAAAACTGGAAGCTCTTCCAAGCCATCAGACACTTGACAGCTCAAACAAATGCAGAGATTTCTCTTGCCTCCTCGAACTTTCTATTTGGTCGTGCCCAAATTTGATGGAGTTACCAACTTGCTTTCCTTCCTTGATAATACTTCAGATAGATGGATGCCAAAAATTAAGAACACTTCCAAAGCTTCCTTCAATTTCTGAACTAGAATTGACCAACTGTGATGACAAGGTGGTAGAGGGCATTATTGGACAGTCTTCACTTACCTACATTCGTATACGTCAAATTCACAATCTAAGATTTCTGGTTGAAGAATTTTTTCAAGACTTAACAGCTCTTAAAGAATTACAGATCTCTCAGCTAGGTCAGCTCACaactttatcaaataatattggATTGCAAAGCCTTCTTTCTCTCCAACTACTAGAAATTTCAGGATGTCCATACTTGAAGGAGTTGCCAGATAACTTGTACAAACTTACATCTCTTAAAGTGTTGAGGATTTGGAGTTGTCCTTCACTCGTGTCATTAACGGGGTTGCCCTCCACGCTTTTGGGTCTTGAAATCAAAACCTGTGGGGCCTTGCAGTTTTTACCGGAAGGGATGATACATGAATCCTGCAGAAGCAAGAATCCCTTCTCActtgaatatttgtttattgaagAGTGTGCTTCTCTTATATCTCTACCAAGAGATGAGCTCTCTGGGTCACTTAAagaacttgaaattcaaaactGCTGGAACTTGGAGTCCCTTCCGGAGGAGATGATTTGCAACAGTAGTTTGCttgaaatcttgaaaatttCTGGGTGTCATTCTATCAAATCCTTCCCAAAAGCTACTTTTCAGTTGCCCAATGCCCCATCTAACATTGTCATGAAACTTAAGGAGCTTATTATCAGCAATTGTATGAACCTTGAGTCATTACCTGAAGGACTGCACAACCTTACATTACTTGATTACTTGGAAATATCTGACTGCCCTCGTCTCCAGTCTTTTTCCAAACCTGGCTTGCCTGCCTCAATGATCCGGTCAATTAGAATCTCTAATTGCCAGAATCTTAGGTTTCTGCCAAATCGGATGTATAGCCTTACATGTCTTGAAGAACTATGCATTAATAGTTGCTCCAGTCTTGTGTCATTTCCAGAGGGCGGGCTTCCTGCCAATCTTATATCACTTTCAATCCTGGATTGCAAAAATCTCAAGCCTTCATCACAATGGGGCCTTCACAAACTCACTTGTCTCACCGAATTCTCCTTTGGTGGATGTCAGGAGTTAGTATCATTTCCAGAAGGCTGGTTGTTGCCTGCCAATCTGTCCTCGCTTCATCTTGAGCACCTGCCAAATCTTAAATCCCTACCCAAGGGACTTAAGAACCTTCAAAATCTTGAATCTCTGGAAACATGGAATTGCGACAGCCTCCGAACTGCGCCAGAAGAAGAACTGACTACAGTGCTTCTGAGTCTTTGGGATGTTTTTTGA